The Caulifigura coniformis genome includes a region encoding these proteins:
- a CDS encoding FliH/SctL family protein codes for MSVIIRPGQLLRRIQVRDPQGNPVPVQAPPPPPPPPAPPPVDTNRLLVDAMASVQEAVQDLEERRRQNLAELQEAAIELAVAAASQIVGQALDHGVFGVDQVVASLLGRMTSDGPVQIAMNPLDLKLLKAKRAEGMETPGGVIEFFEDPALKRGCCRANSGSRAVVSDWRTHLAEIRAGLHEELEHAQTERRGPEAAHQHIKRYPDRRETA; via the coding sequence ATGTCGGTCATCATCCGCCCGGGCCAACTGCTGCGGCGTATCCAGGTTCGGGATCCACAGGGAAATCCCGTCCCGGTTCAGGCTCCTCCTCCTCCACCGCCGCCGCCGGCCCCTCCGCCCGTCGACACAAACCGGCTGCTGGTTGACGCGATGGCCTCCGTTCAGGAAGCCGTTCAAGACCTCGAAGAACGACGTCGGCAGAATCTTGCCGAACTGCAGGAAGCGGCAATCGAACTCGCGGTGGCGGCCGCATCACAGATTGTCGGGCAGGCGCTCGATCACGGAGTGTTCGGCGTCGACCAGGTAGTCGCGAGTCTTCTCGGACGAATGACCTCCGACGGGCCGGTGCAGATTGCGATGAACCCGCTGGACCTGAAGCTGTTGAAGGCGAAGCGTGCTGAAGGAATGGAAACGCCGGGGGGCGTGATCGAGTTTTTCGAGGACCCCGCTCTCAAGCGAGGGTGCTGTCGAGCGAATTCGGGATCACGAGCAGTGGTCTCGGATTGGCGAACACACCTCGCAGAGATTCGTGCCGGTCTACACGAGGAGCTGGAGCATGCTCAAACTGAACGTCGCGGCCCTGAAGCAGCGCATCAGCACATCAAGCGGTATCCGGACCGTCGGGAAACTGCATAG
- a CDS encoding FliG C-terminal domain-containing protein gives MSAVADSELAEILALLGADVAQLVRPHLAADFASSLGGLNVAEVKAMSPRKRERLLLEFERFLQFVMSQPLEAGDKAAPDRMPGHSSSMAGEAAELPSDPKEALAEISPDRFAIGVKGEHPRVIAVAVDCLPPDRVAILLSGLPDELKSEVVREFGKGIRVRSDVQMRAVEALVQKIVNLPPEPPRDDNHLKRLAEVLRAAEKSQRRVLLKAIEEQDPDAASQLTDYMYVFEDILGIEDRAVQQILGQVDVGTLAAALSGAEDAISDKVFRNLSRRASDMLKEELQFAGRIAGSKIAMSRAAIVKLIAKTEQEAE, from the coding sequence ATGAGCGCGGTGGCTGATAGCGAACTTGCGGAGATTCTCGCCCTGCTGGGTGCGGATGTCGCCCAACTCGTGCGCCCCCACCTTGCGGCCGATTTCGCGTCGTCGCTCGGTGGATTGAACGTGGCCGAGGTGAAGGCCATGTCTCCGCGCAAGCGCGAGCGGCTCCTTCTGGAATTCGAGCGATTCCTGCAGTTCGTCATGTCGCAGCCACTGGAAGCGGGCGACAAGGCGGCCCCTGATCGCATGCCCGGCCATTCGTCTTCAATGGCGGGGGAGGCTGCCGAGCTGCCGAGCGATCCGAAAGAGGCGCTGGCGGAAATCAGCCCCGACCGGTTCGCCATCGGAGTCAAAGGCGAGCATCCGCGCGTCATCGCGGTCGCGGTGGACTGTCTCCCGCCGGACCGCGTCGCCATTCTCCTCAGCGGACTTCCGGACGAACTCAAGAGCGAGGTCGTTCGCGAATTCGGCAAAGGGATCCGTGTCCGTAGCGACGTCCAGATGCGGGCCGTCGAGGCGCTGGTGCAGAAGATCGTCAACCTGCCGCCAGAACCTCCGCGTGACGACAACCACCTGAAACGGCTCGCGGAGGTCCTTCGCGCGGCTGAGAAATCACAACGGCGAGTCCTGCTCAAGGCGATTGAAGAGCAGGATCCCGACGCTGCCTCGCAACTCACCGACTACATGTACGTGTTCGAGGACATCCTCGGCATTGAAGACCGCGCCGTACAGCAGATTCTCGGCCAGGTCGACGTCGGTACGCTCGCAGCCGCCCTCTCTGGCGCTGAAGACGCGATTTCCGACAAGGTCTTCAGGAATCTTTCGCGACGGGCGTCCGACATGCTCAAGGAAGAACTGCAGTTCGCGGGACGCATTGCCGGATCGAAAATCGCCATGTCCCGAGCCGCGATCGTGAAGCTGATCGCCAAGACCGAACAGGAGGCGGAGTGA
- the fliF gene encoding flagellar basal-body MS-ring/collar protein FliF has translation MKAWLVQIQSMWRGWTIPQKLSIAGAAVLCAVAVVGVGAWSMQSQYVPVAADLSPATAAEIVSALDAAGIQSKLNFSGSSVLVPKQDLSRARLASGKLLDINTSGSENVEGSVWGDPSLNHVRLLRQQEQRLARSITQFEFVRTATVHLSKPEPSPFLRDRQAPSASVVVELKGTNSIGRQDAAAIVSLVAHAVEGLNPDQVTVMDTQGHLLSTREPVDGDVAAQLEYRRRLEADLAIKAETLLAQMLGTGRAIVRVTADLDFNERQTERKTYDPDGKVKVSEKIESESLGSSAPRSTPQSGPPGTGSNVTPAAASSGGSGGGKSERSETTYANAETLEKNREVPGRLVRLTVAAVVQLAEPNVEGQTAAGPAVDAKQVEQLIRQAVGFDDSRNDQISVVTATLAGAVPAIPEVAGVPWDRYEQLARSASLGLAAIVAFLLGLMTLRRLRPTVTVSETTTGESGADQRLAALSMRARENPEAVAQALNAWLATRNSETPATIPMRKAG, from the coding sequence GTGAAGGCCTGGCTCGTACAGATTCAATCGATGTGGCGCGGGTGGACCATCCCCCAGAAGCTCAGCATTGCCGGAGCGGCGGTGCTGTGCGCGGTCGCCGTCGTCGGTGTCGGCGCCTGGTCGATGCAGTCGCAGTATGTCCCGGTCGCCGCGGATCTCAGCCCGGCGACCGCCGCCGAGATCGTCAGCGCCCTCGACGCCGCCGGAATCCAGAGCAAGCTGAACTTCTCCGGCTCGTCCGTCCTGGTCCCCAAGCAGGACCTGAGTCGCGCACGGCTCGCCTCTGGAAAGCTGCTCGACATCAACACCAGCGGGTCAGAGAACGTCGAGGGGAGCGTCTGGGGCGATCCGTCGCTGAACCATGTGCGCCTCCTCCGCCAGCAGGAGCAGCGTCTGGCCCGCTCGATCACCCAGTTCGAGTTCGTCCGGACCGCAACTGTCCATCTCAGCAAACCTGAGCCCAGCCCGTTCCTTCGAGACCGCCAGGCCCCCTCAGCCAGCGTCGTCGTCGAACTCAAAGGAACGAACTCCATCGGCCGCCAGGATGCAGCGGCCATCGTGTCTCTCGTCGCCCATGCCGTGGAAGGCCTGAACCCCGATCAGGTGACCGTGATGGATACGCAGGGCCACCTGCTCTCCACGCGCGAGCCGGTCGACGGAGACGTCGCGGCGCAGCTCGAATACCGCCGTAGACTGGAAGCCGATCTCGCGATCAAGGCCGAAACGCTGCTGGCCCAGATGCTCGGAACCGGAAGGGCCATCGTCCGCGTCACTGCCGATCTCGATTTCAACGAGCGCCAGACCGAACGGAAGACCTACGATCCGGACGGCAAAGTCAAAGTCAGCGAGAAAATCGAATCGGAGTCGCTGGGATCATCTGCCCCGCGCTCGACGCCACAATCCGGCCCGCCTGGAACCGGCTCCAACGTGACGCCCGCGGCCGCTTCCAGCGGCGGATCCGGCGGCGGAAAGTCGGAACGCAGCGAAACCACCTACGCGAATGCGGAGACTCTCGAAAAGAACCGGGAAGTCCCGGGCAGACTCGTTCGGCTCACCGTCGCTGCCGTCGTTCAACTGGCGGAACCGAACGTCGAAGGGCAGACAGCCGCCGGTCCCGCCGTTGACGCCAAGCAGGTGGAGCAGTTGATCCGCCAGGCTGTCGGATTCGACGATTCCCGAAACGACCAGATTTCGGTCGTCACGGCAACGCTGGCCGGTGCAGTTCCCGCGATTCCGGAAGTCGCCGGCGTTCCCTGGGACCGCTATGAGCAACTGGCCCGGTCGGCCTCGCTGGGGCTGGCCGCGATCGTTGCATTTCTCCTTGGACTGATGACGCTCAGGCGGCTTCGCCCGACGGTCACCGTTTCCGAGACCACGACTGGCGAATCGGGCGCCGACCAGCGTCTGGCAGCACTCTCGATGCGGGCCCGTGAGAATCCAGAAGCCGTGGCGCAGGCGCTGAATGCCTGGCTGGCGACGCGCAACTCGGAAACGCCGGCCACGATTCCGATGCGAAAAGCAGGCTGA
- the fliE gene encoding flagellar hook-basal body complex protein FliE → MALSGISAGIASGIGPIGRPGSVEFAGIESLGKTDQPFSKMMNQMLGEVTQSQGKMDQDVTRMATGEAENVHEIVLNVAQADLMFRLVMEVRDKLISSYQDVMRMQI, encoded by the coding sequence ATGGCGCTTTCGGGAATCAGCGCTGGAATCGCTAGCGGGATCGGTCCCATCGGCCGACCGGGTTCGGTCGAGTTCGCCGGCATCGAATCCCTCGGAAAGACGGACCAGCCGTTCTCGAAAATGATGAATCAGATGCTGGGCGAAGTGACCCAGAGCCAGGGGAAGATGGACCAGGACGTGACGCGGATGGCGACGGGTGAAGCAGAGAACGTCCACGAAATCGTGCTGAACGTCGCTCAGGCCGACCTGATGTTCCGGTTGGTGATGGAAGTGCGTGACAAGTTGATCTCGTCCTACCAGGACGTGATGCGGATGCAGATCTGA
- the flgC gene encoding flagellar basal body rod protein FlgC, with protein MGHGGLFGVTQIASSGLAAERMRMEVAANNIANANSTRTADGTPYRRQQVVFSAAMKQAMGGNTSHQGLTGVVIEGVEDDLSEMPRLHSPGHPDADAEGYVTYPNVKLPHEMVDMMTAARAYEANLKSLQIFRSMTEQSLSLLKGS; from the coding sequence ATGGGCCACGGAGGACTCTTCGGAGTCACGCAGATCGCCAGTTCAGGACTGGCCGCGGAACGGATGCGCATGGAGGTCGCGGCGAACAACATCGCCAACGCCAATTCCACGCGCACGGCCGACGGCACGCCCTACCGCCGCCAGCAGGTCGTCTTCTCGGCGGCCATGAAACAGGCCATGGGCGGAAACACCTCCCATCAGGGCCTCACGGGCGTCGTGATCGAGGGAGTGGAGGACGATCTCTCGGAAATGCCCCGGCTCCATTCGCCCGGGCATCCCGACGCCGATGCCGAGGGCTACGTCACCTATCCGAACGTCAAGCTCCCCCACGAAATGGTGGACATGATGACGGCAGCCAGGGCTTACGAGGCCAATCTCAAGTCGCTGCAGATCTTCCGCAGCATGACTGAACAGTCCCTCTCGCTGTTGAAAGGGAGCTGA
- the flgB gene encoding flagellar basal body rod protein FlgB has product MSPLDAQAGLLSQLMDATAVRQQVVSHNLANLNTPGYQRLEATFEDQFQAALSGSGDVSRAAGIKAQVVTSNDGTTRADGNSVDLDRELGELQRTALMFQTYTKLLEARLGMMRRAMDSR; this is encoded by the coding sequence ATGTCCCCACTCGACGCACAGGCCGGCCTGCTCTCCCAGTTAATGGACGCGACGGCCGTGCGGCAGCAGGTCGTCAGCCACAACCTCGCGAACCTCAACACGCCCGGTTACCAGCGGCTGGAAGCCACATTCGAAGACCAGTTTCAGGCTGCCCTGTCCGGATCGGGAGACGTGTCCCGTGCGGCGGGAATCAAGGCTCAGGTCGTGACGTCCAATGACGGCACGACACGGGCGGACGGAAATTCCGTGGATCTCGACCGGGAACTCGGCGAGCTCCAGCGCACGGCCTTGATGTTTCAGACGTACACAAAACTGTTGGAAGCTCGCCTCGGCATGATGCGCCGGGCGATGGATAGCCGCTGA